The genomic interval GTTTTCAACGACAAACTTAATCTGCGGTTCGTTGCTGGTGTTGTACTCGAGAATCGGCCAGACTGCGGCGCGGACCTGCTGGCGTTGCACGTAGGCGGTGTAACCGGAAACAAAGAGAGCCGAGACGCCGACCAGCGTGGCGATGATCGTTTCGTATCGGACAACGCGCGTTGCGGATTCGTTGGACACTGCGCGATGGTAAGGGGGGCGAGGGGCGACGGGCGAGGGAAAATGACGAATGACGAATGACGAAGAAATGGCGGGCCGGGAGCGGTCGACCTAAAATTCTCCGGGAGAAAGTTTCTCGCAGAAACCGTCGACCGCCGGGGTTTACCGTGCGTGTGGCTTGGTTCGGACGTTGAGGCCTACCAGCTTCCAGCTCGCCTCCTCGTTCTCGTACTTCACCTCGAAAAAGACGTCCTGAGCCGGGAGATTGTAGCGACCCTTGAATACGAGCCAGCCGTTGTTGTCTATGGCGGGAGACCCGTCAAGGGTCGGGTCTACATCGGCGATCTCCGCGAAGTCGATGTTCTGATCCACGAACTCGTGAAAAATTTCCTGGAGCTTGCGCGGAGTGGTTTCCCTTTTCCAGGCGGTTCCGAGACTGGCGTGGAAAGCTTTGAAGTTCCTGGCTTGGACGGCCTCGTTAAAAAGCAGGAGCGTGTCGAGGGCGAGCTTTTTGAGCGCTTTCTCCGGTGGGATTCCGTCGGTGTTTTCCCCGGCAGATTTTAGTTTCGCCTCAGGCCCACTCGGAGGGGCGGTGAGTTTTGAGGGCGGAGACAGTCGGCTGGGCGCCGGCGAAGAGGAGACGTGGGACGTGGTGGGAGAAGCACGAAGAAGATAAAACACCACTCCAGTGATCGCGACGCCGGCGATCAGAAGGAGAGCGAGGATCCCGACAATAATCAGCGTCCAATTTGTTTTTCCTGGGCGTTGCGGCGCGGCTGGCGCCGGTGAGGGGCGGCTCTGCGGTGCGGAGTAAGTTTGCGATGGCGGAATAGGCAGAGACGGCGGGGGCGGTGGCACCATGACTGGGCGCGGTGGAACGATCTCTTCCGTCGAGCCAGCTCTTGGCGTCGAGAGGATAGCCTTGAGCGTTCGCGCCAGGCTATCGAGATGCTGGCCAAGCGGCTGCGAAAAGGCATCCAGCCAGTGCGCGGTGGAGATGAAATACTCCAGCGCTTTCGTCGGTTGGACGTCTTCGATCCGGAAGGGAATGGTGTAAACGCCTTTGTCGACAGCGCGTTCGATCTCACGCTTTATCTGGGGCGATCCATTCGCGCTGGCGGAAAAAATCAAAACCATAATCCGGCTCGATTCGATCGCATCAATGATCGATTCCCCCCAGTCGGCGCCCGGCACGACATCACGAGGCGCCACCCAGCACCGGATGCCTTCGGCCTCAAGCCGAGCCACCAGAGCGTCGGAGACGGTCTTGTCTTTGGCGGAGTGACTTACAAAAACATCGTGCGCCATTTGGGATCAGGAGTGGTGGTAACATCGGCGCGACAAAACAGCGAGCGAAAACTTTTCTCGCAGAAAGCGTTGACGCCACAACTAATGGTGTGCTACTTACTCCGCCGACACTATGCGTTGTCCCAAGTGCGGTTTTCGTGACGACAAGGTCATCGACTCCCGCCAGTCTCGTGATAGCTCCAGCATCCGCCGCCGCCGCGTTTGTTTACAGTGCGCGTACCGCTTCACCACTTACGAGCAAATCGAGCGCTCCGATCTTCGCGTCGTGAAACGCGACCGCACGCATGAACCATTCGATCGTCGTAAACTCGTGAACAGCCTGGCGAAAGCATGCGAGAAACGCTCGATCAGTCTCGTCACGCTCGAACAGGCAGTGGATGAAATTGTCCACGAGCTCGAGACCAGCGGGCGCGAAGTTTCCTCGGCGACGATCGGCACGAAAGTGCTGGAGAAATTGCGGGTGATCGATGAGGTGGCCTATCTGCGCTACGCATCAGTCCACCGCCGCTTTGAAGAGGTCGATCAATTTGTCGACGCCATTCAGGCGCTCGGCCGCCGCGTCAAACCAAATGCGCTCCAGCCCGAATTATTCGAGCCGGAGATGGCGCCGGCCGGTTCGGGCGCCCGCGAAACCGAAACCAAAGTCGAAAGCCATGGTCGCGTTTAAAGAAGAATTTCCCTATCTCCGCTGCGATTCCGGACAGCTGTTTGAGTTCGATCAGGCGTGGCTCCACGCCGCGATTACGCGGGCCGCGGACCAGGCTGGTTATCCGCGGTGGTGGTTGACCGATCACGTCACCGAAAGCATCGCGTTTTATCTGCGGCTCCGAAACGACGAGTCGGTCGTGCCGTTCGATCAACTTTCCCAAACTGTCCGCTACGTTTTGAAGGTGATCGGCTACAAGGAAATCGTGCCGTATTTTGTGCCGTCGCCGCCGCCGATCTCGTTTTCGCTGCTCGAGATTGCGCAGGAAGCAGGCGCCGGCTACGAGCTCGCGTTTTTTGATGGCCTGGAAAAACGAATCAGCGCGCTGGTGAGCGCGGGCGCCGACAGTCTGCATCTCTGCGATCTGCAAGCCTGCGTCAAACATCTGCGCGGCGCGAAGACCTGGACGCGCACCTGCGACACGTTGCGCGAGGAAGTGATTTGCTTCGTTCGCGAAAAGCTCGCGATGGATCCTGAGCTTCAGCATCTGCGCTGCTTCATGCGGTAGGGAAGTTGAGAGTTGTTGGTTGAGAGTTGAGAGCCGTCGTAGAGCGATGACCATCTTCGAGAAAATCATCCGGCGTGAGATTCCGGCGGAGATTGTCTGGGAAGATGATGAAGTGCTGGCGTTCCGCGATGTGAATCCGCAGGCGCCGGTGCATGTGTTGATCGTCCCGAAACGGGTAATCCCGCGCCTGGCCGATGCGACGGCCGACGATGCGGCGTTGCTCGGAAAGCTCGTGTTCGCGTCGCGGGCGGTGGCTGAGAAACTGGACCTTCTGAAATCAGGCTACCGGGTGGTGATCAACAGCGGACCGGACGCGGGCGAGAGCGTGCCGCATTTGCATCTGCATGTCCTCGGCAAGCGAGCGCTGGCCTGGCCGCCGGGTTAGGATTGTTGACGAAGTTCAGCGAGCATCTGGCGCAGGCTCGCCCGGCGCGGTTCGAGATGTTTCCGGACGGCGCGTTGATTCAACCAATAGATTCCGATGGAAAGCACGATCATGGTTCCGAAGAAAGTCGTCAGATGAGAGGGATCGACGCTCCGTGGCAGGCGGTCGTGCGCGGAGGCTCGATCCAGGACGATGGCAAGGGTACCGATGGCGCACGGCAGCAAATACCACCAAAAAACCGAGCGCAGTAAACGGATCTGCGTTTCGGTTCCCCGGATCATCTGCTGAAGCTGATCGGCCACGCTGGCCTGATCCGCGCGAAACCTCTCTCCGACTCGGCTTCTGATGATAAACCCCGCCACGAACAGACAACTCGCCACCGCAATCCAGCGAAACCCGGTTTGCCCAACATTTCCGAACACGGCCGCGAGAATGAGAGCCGCTCCGATCTCCCGTAGATCTCGCCACCAAATTGTTCGCCGAAATTTCCGGTCCCCCGAGCGGACGGCGGCTGCAATCTTCGCGATATCTTTCGGGTCCGGTTTGATCGGTCCTTGCTCGTTCCAGATATTTTCCAAATCAGACGGGTTCATGAGGCCGCGGGGTTCCTTTCATTAATCTGCCCAGGTTATCGCGAACGCGGGTGAGGCGACTTCCGACAGCGTTGGCGGAGATCCCGATGGTGCCGGCGATCTCTTCATAGGAAAAACCCTCGAGGTGCAGGAGGATCAAGGCTCGTTCTGCGGGGCGGAGTTGCTGAATCGCCCGGTAAAGGTCGTCGATCGCATCGCGTCCAGACGAATCGACCGGCTGCACAACGGTCTCGACCAACTGCGCAAAAGGCGCGGAGCGATCGATAATGCGTCCGCGCCGACTTTCCCGACGCTGCCAGGTCAGGGCCGCGTTCAGACTGACGCGATAGAGCCACGGTCGCGGGTTTTCAATTCGCGGGAAATTGGGGATCGACCTCCACCATTGGAGCAGAATTTCCTGCAGGAGATCTGCCTGAGCGCTGGGATTAAATTCGAATGCGCGCGCGATTCGGACGCAAATGAAAGAATACTCGCGGAGCCACGTAGCAAACTGCGTTTCCTGCTGCACCCGGGTCACATCATTTCTCCTCCCAAATAGTAGTCGCAGCGCGGGGAGATTCCTTTCGGTTCGCTGTAGCCGGAGGATCGGTTAGCCCGGCCTTCCTCGAAAACGCGTGTCCGGCCGGATCGAAAATTTCGGCGACACCGCGCCCTTCCAGCTATCGAGCAGGGCTCGGGCTTGGAGAAGGCGCCGGTGAATGTCCGGAAGGACGGGAACGCTTGTGATGTCGAGTCTTGGATGGAGCGGGAGGCGGTGTGGGACGAACGGTAGCCGGCCCTGGAGGGGGACCCGAAGGCCGGACGGGACCCGGCATCTGGGTGAGAGCGGGAGCAGGCGTGCGAAGGGGAACGGGAGAGGGACCGGGACCCGTGGTGCGAACAGGGCCCTGAGGCCGAACCGGGCCCTGCGTCCTGGTCAGAGCCGGGGCAGGTGAGCGGAGGGGAACAGGAGAAGGACCGGGAACCGTGGTGCGAACAGGACCCTGAGGCCGAACCGGGCCCTGCGTCTTTGTGAGAACCGGGGCAGGTGAGCGGAGGGGAACAGGAGACGGACCGGGAACCGTGGTGCGAACGGGACCCGGACCGGGACGAACAGGCGGAGGGGCTGTAGATCGAACGAGATTAGGCGCCGGGGTTCGAAGAGGGGCCGGCGAAGAGGAACGATAAGGAAAGGTTCCGGGCGCGCGGGAAACAACGGGCGCGGGAGAACGAACAGGAGTGGGAGCAGGAACTGTCGTGGTAACGGGACC from Chthoniobacterales bacterium carries:
- a CDS encoding TIR domain-containing protein, which encodes MAHDVFVSHSAKDKTVSDALVARLEAEGIRCWVAPRDVVPGADWGESIIDAIESSRIMVLIFSASANGSPQIKREIERAVDKGVYTIPFRIEDVQPTKALEYFISTAHWLDAFSQPLGQHLDSLARTLKAILSTPRAGSTEEIVPPRPVMVPPPPPSLPIPPSQTYSAPQSRPSPAPAAPQRPGKTNWTLIIVGILALLLIAGVAITGVVFYLLRASPTTSHVSSSPAPSRLSPPSKLTAPPSGPEAKLKSAGENTDGIPPEKALKKLALDTLLLFNEAVQARNFKAFHASLGTAWKRETTPRKLQEIFHEFVDQNIDFAEIADVDPTLDGSPAIDNNGWLVFKGRYNLPAQDVFFEVKYENEEASWKLVGLNVRTKPHAR
- the nrdR gene encoding transcriptional regulator NrdR; its protein translation is MRCPKCGFRDDKVIDSRQSRDSSSIRRRRVCLQCAYRFTTYEQIERSDLRVVKRDRTHEPFDRRKLVNSLAKACEKRSISLVTLEQAVDEIVHELETSGREVSSATIGTKVLEKLRVIDEVAYLRYASVHRRFEEVDQFVDAIQALGRRVKPNALQPELFEPEMAPAGSGARETETKVESHGRV
- a CDS encoding histidine triad nucleotide-binding protein yields the protein MTIFEKIIRREIPAEIVWEDDEVLAFRDVNPQAPVHVLIVPKRVIPRLADATADDAALLGKLVFASRAVAEKLDLLKSGYRVVINSGPDAGESVPHLHLHVLGKRALAWPPG
- a CDS encoding RNA polymerase sigma factor: MTRVQQETQFATWLREYSFICVRIARAFEFNPSAQADLLQEILLQWWRSIPNFPRIENPRPWLYRVSLNAALTWQRRESRRGRIIDRSAPFAQLVETVVQPVDSSGRDAIDDLYRAIQQLRPAERALILLHLEGFSYEEIAGTIGISANAVGSRLTRVRDNLGRLMKGTPRPHEPV